From Stenotrophomonas nitritireducens, the proteins below share one genomic window:
- the mutM gene encoding bifunctional DNA-formamidopyrimidine glycosylase/DNA-(apurinic or apyrimidinic site) lyase, protein MPELPEVETTRRGLEPHLVNRSIHGVILRRPDLRWPIPAEIEQLLPGQRIEAIRRRAKYLLLDTERGSAVLHLGMSGSLRVLPGDTSVRAHDHVDISLEDGRLLRFNDPRRFGSLLWQPAGETHELLRDLGPEPLDADFDGDYLFQRSRGRKAPIKTFLMDQGIVVGVGNIYAAESLFMAGINPLREAGKVSRARYQRLADAVKEILGHAIQRGGTTLRDFISPDGAPGYFEQELLVYGREGETCKQCGRALRYASIGQRATVWCGYCQR, encoded by the coding sequence ATGCCAGAACTACCCGAAGTAGAAACCACCCGGCGCGGGCTGGAGCCGCATCTGGTGAATCGAAGCATCCACGGCGTGATCCTGCGCCGGCCGGACCTGCGCTGGCCCATTCCTGCGGAGATAGAACAACTGCTGCCGGGCCAGCGCATCGAGGCGATCCGCCGCCGCGCCAAATACCTGCTGCTCGACACCGAGCGGGGCAGCGCGGTGCTGCACCTTGGCATGTCCGGCAGCCTGCGCGTACTGCCCGGCGATACCTCGGTGCGCGCACACGACCATGTCGATATCAGCCTGGAAGATGGGCGGCTGCTGCGCTTCAACGACCCTCGCCGCTTCGGCAGCCTGCTATGGCAACCGGCAGGTGAAACACACGAGCTGCTGCGCGATCTGGGCCCTGAGCCGCTGGATGCGGATTTCGACGGCGATTACCTGTTCCAGCGCAGCCGTGGCCGCAAGGCGCCGATCAAGACCTTCCTGATGGACCAGGGCATCGTTGTCGGCGTGGGCAATATCTACGCGGCGGAAAGCCTGTTCATGGCCGGAATCAATCCGTTGCGCGAGGCCGGCAAGGTGTCGCGCGCGCGCTACCAGCGCTTGGCCGACGCGGTGAAGGAAATCCTGGGGCATGCGATCCAGCGTGGCGGTACCACCCTGCGTGATTTCATCAGCCCCGATGGCGCCCCCGGTTACTTCGAGCAGGAGCTGCTGGTGTACGGCCGCGAGGGCGAGACCTGCAAGCAATGCGGTCGCGCGCTGCGCTATGCCAGCATCGGCCAGCGGGCGACGGTGTGGTGTGGGTACTGCCAGCGCTGA
- a CDS encoding GNAT family N-acetyltransferase: MSLIQTERLQLRLLRDDDGDAAGMLQLLNEPGFHQFIGDRGVRTLEQARDYVRKHTFGSYTAHGFGMYAVERRSDGAWLGNAGLVRRPGLPTADVGYALLSPHTGQGYAREAVQAVLAYARASLGLGELRAIVSQGNARSVALLEKLGFDRDGTVVLPGEVEQLLMFVHRPNR; encoded by the coding sequence ATGTCCCTGATCCAGACCGAACGCCTGCAACTGCGCCTGCTGCGTGACGACGACGGCGATGCCGCCGGGATGCTGCAGCTGCTCAATGAGCCCGGCTTCCATCAGTTCATCGGTGACCGCGGCGTGCGCACGCTGGAGCAGGCGCGCGATTACGTGCGCAAGCACACTTTCGGCAGTTACACGGCGCATGGCTTCGGCATGTATGCGGTTGAACGGCGCAGCGACGGGGCCTGGCTGGGCAACGCCGGGCTGGTGCGGCGGCCGGGCCTGCCCACGGCCGATGTCGGCTACGCGCTGCTCTCCCCGCATACGGGGCAGGGCTATGCACGCGAAGCGGTGCAGGCGGTGCTGGCTTACGCTCGCGCCAGCCTGGGCCTGGGTGAGCTGCGCGCGATCGTGTCGCAGGGCAATGCGCGTTCGGTGGCCTTGCTGGAAAAGCTTGGCTTCGACCGCGACGGCACCGTGGTGCTGCCTGGCGAGGTCGAACAGCTGCTGATGTTCGTCCACCGGCCAAACCGGTAA
- the pyrF gene encoding orotidine-5'-phosphate decarboxylase, whose protein sequence is MSRAPLPLRADERLIFALDVPGKAEAIEWVDKLGNAVSFYKIGMELLASGEYFDVLEELAKRDKRVFVDLKFFDIPATIAGVIRRLSQWPVSYCTIHGWHPGMMEAAAAANTSDMRLLAVTVLTSMGRPDLAQMGIDREPVDVVVERALAAQRAGIDGVIASGQEAAPIRAATGQGFSIVCPGIRPGGPVDDDQQRTVGVAQAFADGADAIVVGRPIRLAADPRAAALAMQCEILDSIK, encoded by the coding sequence ATGAGCCGTGCACCGCTGCCCCTGCGCGCCGATGAACGCCTGATCTTCGCGCTGGACGTGCCCGGCAAGGCCGAGGCCATCGAATGGGTGGACAAGCTCGGCAATGCGGTGTCGTTCTACAAGATCGGCATGGAACTGCTGGCTTCGGGCGAGTACTTCGATGTGCTCGAAGAACTGGCCAAGCGCGACAAGCGGGTGTTCGTCGACCTCAAGTTCTTCGATATTCCGGCCACCATCGCCGGCGTGATCCGGCGGTTGTCGCAGTGGCCGGTGAGCTACTGCACCATCCATGGCTGGCACCCGGGCATGATGGAAGCTGCTGCCGCCGCCAATACTTCGGACATGCGCCTGCTGGCGGTGACCGTGCTGACCTCGATGGGGCGGCCGGATCTGGCCCAGATGGGCATCGACCGTGAGCCGGTGGACGTGGTGGTGGAGCGCGCGCTGGCCGCGCAGCGGGCCGGCATTGACGGGGTGATCGCCTCTGGCCAGGAAGCCGCGCCGATCCGCGCGGCTACCGGTCAGGGTTTCTCCATCGTCTGCCCCGGCATTCGCCCTGGCGGCCCGGTGGATGATGACCAGCAGCGCACCGTGGGCGTGGCCCAGGCCTTCGCTGACGGCGCGGACGCCATTGTGGTGGGGAGGCCGATCCGCCTGGCCGCCGATCCGCGTGCCGCGGCCTTGGCCATGCAGTGCGAAATTCTTGATTCAATCAAGTAA
- a CDS encoding YceH family protein, protein MTDTSQTPDFPVLDPALARVLGCLIEKEATTPDAYPLTVNAAQVAANQKTAREPVMSLETGKVQHALRQLETMGLARQHFSSRAERYEHLAGIKLDLPRQQVALLGLLLLRGPQTTAELATRSERMARFADAADLRHQLERMQQRGLVVQLPRASGQREDRFMHLLSGPVDVEALAANYRASTTAAATLDNSALEDRVQQLETTVAALQAQLAALQEQLGG, encoded by the coding sequence GTGACCGACACCAGCCAGACCCCCGATTTCCCCGTGCTCGACCCCGCCCTGGCGCGCGTGCTCGGCTGCCTGATCGAAAAGGAGGCCACCACCCCGGACGCCTACCCGCTTACGGTCAATGCCGCCCAGGTCGCGGCCAACCAGAAGACCGCACGCGAGCCGGTGATGAGCCTGGAAACCGGCAAGGTGCAGCACGCGCTGCGCCAGCTGGAAACCATGGGCTTGGCCCGCCAGCATTTCTCCTCGCGTGCCGAGCGCTACGAGCACTTGGCCGGCATCAAGCTCGACCTGCCGCGCCAGCAGGTCGCCCTGCTCGGCCTGCTGTTGCTGCGCGGGCCGCAGACCACCGCTGAACTGGCCACGCGCAGCGAGCGCATGGCCCGGTTCGCCGATGCCGCCGACCTGCGCCACCAGCTGGAACGCATGCAGCAGCGCGGGCTGGTGGTGCAGCTGCCGCGCGCCTCCGGGCAGCGCGAAGACCGCTTCATGCATCTGCTCTCGGGCCCGGTGGATGTGGAGGCCTTGGCGGCAAACTACCGTGCATCGACCACCGCTGCCGCCACGCTGGACAACAGCGCCCTGGAAGATCGTGTGCAGCAGCTGGAAACCACCGTGGCCGCCCTGCAGGCGCAGCTGGCAGCGTTGCAGGAGCAACTCGGCGGCTGA
- a CDS encoding thymidine kinase translates to MAKLYFYYSAMNAGKTTTLLQSAHNYRERGMRVALLTPHLDHRAGTGVVASRIGLQAEATTFERDTDLQKLIQQDMAAHGRLGCVLVDEAQFLSKAQVWQLSEIVDQLRIPVLCYGLRTDFRGELFEGSQYLLAWADEIQEIKTICHSGKKATMTVRVDENGFAVQDGPQVEIGGNERYVSVSRAEFKKITRGEGRIDPMQAPLPL, encoded by the coding sequence ATGGCCAAGCTCTATTTCTACTATTCGGCGATGAACGCCGGCAAGACCACCACCCTGCTGCAGTCCGCGCACAACTACCGCGAGCGCGGCATGCGGGTGGCGCTGCTGACCCCGCACCTGGACCACCGCGCCGGCACCGGTGTGGTCGCCTCGCGGATCGGGCTGCAGGCCGAGGCAACCACCTTCGAGCGTGACACCGACCTGCAGAAGCTGATCCAGCAGGACATGGCCGCCCACGGCAGGCTCGGCTGCGTATTGGTGGACGAAGCCCAGTTCCTGAGCAAGGCGCAGGTGTGGCAGCTGTCGGAAATCGTCGACCAGCTGCGCATTCCGGTGCTGTGCTACGGGCTGCGCACCGACTTCCGCGGCGAGCTGTTCGAAGGCAGTCAGTACCTGCTGGCCTGGGCCGACGAGATCCAGGAAATCAAGACCATCTGCCACAGCGGCAAGAAGGCGACGATGACCGTGCGCGTGGACGAGAACGGCTTCGCAGTGCAGGACGGCCCGCAGGTGGAGATCGGCGGCAACGAGCGCTATGTGTCGGTGAGCCGCGCCGAGTTCAAGAAGATCACCCGCGGTGAAGGCCGGATTGACCCGATGCAGGCGCCGCTACCGTTGTAA
- the plsB gene encoding glycerol-3-phosphate 1-O-acyltransferase PlsB → MAPMSKQKSQPDQGELLPPDAANATPATPAAIVPGASARPVPVARAARRPLWARLLGKLIEPWLGLKIEPDQAGQHNDGRPVVYVLEDYGLSNALILDKACRDAGLPSPLVPLAGDPTGRKRAYVALSRRSSNNMLLPEQRGAKTHSDSLAKLLQAHRANPGLDVHLVPVSIFVGRAPDKQSGWFAVLFSENWALVGRFRRLLAILLNGRDTIVRFAPPVSLRETVDEGLEPERTVRKLQRVLRTHFRRIRESIIGPDLSTRRLLVDKVLESDPVREAIATQAKRDNSKTTDAWKKAQGYAWEIAADYSTPVVRSASFMLSHVWNRIYAGVLVHHLDKFKEAAPGHEIIYVPSHRSHMDYLLLSYLLYDRGIVPPHIVAGINLNLPVVGTLLRKGGAFFIRRSIKGNALYSAVLSEYVAQLVAGGYSIEYFVEGGRSRTGRLLQPKGGMISMTLRAFLRQPRRPVLFQPIYVGYEKLMEGNSYLDELTGRPKEKESIWALLWGIPKVLKQNYGQVVVNFGEPIALNDVLAKMAPEWDGQPVPEDEKPSWLAGTVDVLAEQIQERINAAADVNPINLLALALLSTPKHAMGEADLIAQIELCKKLLVEMPYSDRVTVTPHSPERIIAHAEEINVLSRIKHPLGDVLSVSGDTAVLLSYFRNNVLHLFTASSWVACCFQNNRRMSRGGLLRLGRGLYPFLQAELFLPWTEDEFAARIDQTIDVFVREGLLQHVGEDDGGMLARSTGQTDEVFRLRAIGHSLQQAFERYYIAISVLVKNGPGTLGAGELESLCQQAAQRLSLLYAPAAPEFFDKTLFRGFIQKMRELRLVWPDQNSKLLFDERLDAWAKDAKFILGRELRHTIERVSPEAVKAEVPPVV, encoded by the coding sequence ATGGCGCCGATGTCGAAACAGAAATCCCAGCCCGACCAGGGTGAACTGCTGCCGCCGGACGCCGCCAACGCGACGCCCGCCACTCCTGCTGCCATCGTGCCGGGCGCCTCCGCGCGGCCGGTGCCCGTGGCCCGTGCTGCCCGTCGTCCGCTGTGGGCGCGCCTGCTGGGCAAGCTGATCGAGCCCTGGCTCGGCCTGAAGATCGAGCCCGACCAGGCCGGCCAGCACAATGACGGCCGCCCGGTGGTCTATGTGCTGGAAGACTACGGTCTGTCCAACGCGCTGATCCTGGACAAGGCCTGCCGCGACGCTGGCCTGCCTTCGCCACTGGTGCCGCTGGCCGGTGACCCCACCGGCCGCAAGCGCGCCTATGTGGCCCTGTCGCGCCGTTCCAGCAACAACATGCTGCTGCCCGAACAGCGCGGCGCCAAAACCCATTCCGACTCGCTGGCCAAGCTGCTGCAGGCGCACCGCGCCAACCCCGGCCTAGACGTGCACCTGGTGCCGGTGTCGATCTTCGTCGGCCGCGCCCCGGACAAGCAGAGCGGCTGGTTCGCGGTGCTGTTCTCGGAAAACTGGGCGCTGGTTGGCCGCTTCCGCCGGCTGTTGGCGATCCTGCTCAACGGCCGCGACACCATTGTCCGGTTCGCGCCGCCGGTATCGCTGCGCGAGACCGTGGACGAAGGCCTGGAGCCCGAGCGCACCGTACGCAAGCTGCAGCGCGTGCTGCGCACCCACTTCCGCCGCATCCGCGAATCGATCATCGGCCCCGACCTGTCCACCCGCCGCCTGCTGGTGGACAAGGTGCTGGAGTCGGACCCGGTGCGCGAAGCCATCGCCACCCAGGCCAAGCGCGACAACTCCAAGACCACCGACGCCTGGAAGAAGGCGCAGGGCTACGCCTGGGAAATCGCCGCCGATTACTCCACCCCGGTGGTGCGTTCGGCCAGCTTCATGCTCAGCCACGTCTGGAACCGCATCTACGCCGGCGTGCTGGTGCACCACCTGGACAAGTTCAAGGAAGCCGCGCCTGGCCACGAAATCATCTACGTGCCCAGCCACCGCAGCCACATGGACTACCTGCTGCTGAGCTACCTGCTGTACGACCGTGGCATCGTGCCGCCGCACATCGTGGCCGGCATCAACCTCAACCTGCCGGTGGTCGGCACGCTGCTGCGCAAGGGCGGCGCGTTCTTCATCCGCCGCTCGATCAAGGGTAATGCGCTGTATTCGGCAGTGCTCAGCGAGTACGTGGCGCAGCTGGTGGCAGGCGGTTACTCGATCGAATACTTCGTCGAAGGCGGGCGCTCGCGTACCGGCCGGCTGCTGCAGCCCAAGGGTGGCATGATCTCGATGACGCTGCGCGCCTTCCTGCGCCAGCCGCGCAGGCCGGTGCTGTTCCAGCCCATCTACGTTGGCTATGAAAAGCTGATGGAGGGCAACAGCTACCTCGATGAGCTGACCGGCCGGCCGAAGGAAAAGGAATCCATCTGGGCGCTGTTGTGGGGCATTCCCAAGGTGCTCAAGCAGAACTACGGCCAGGTGGTGGTGAATTTCGGTGAGCCCATCGCGCTGAATGACGTGCTGGCGAAGATGGCGCCCGAATGGGACGGCCAACCGGTGCCTGAAGACGAGAAGCCGAGCTGGCTTGCTGGCACCGTCGACGTGCTTGCCGAGCAGATCCAGGAGCGCATCAACGCCGCTGCCGACGTCAACCCGATCAACCTGCTGGCATTGGCGCTGCTGTCCACGCCCAAGCACGCGATGGGCGAGGCCGACCTGATCGCGCAGATCGAGCTGTGCAAGAAGCTGCTGGTGGAAATGCCGTATTCGGACCGGGTCACGGTCACCCCGCATTCGCCCGAACGCATCATTGCCCACGCCGAGGAAATCAACGTCCTCAGCCGCATCAAGCACCCGCTGGGCGATGTGCTCAGCGTCAGCGGCGATACCGCAGTGCTGCTGAGCTACTTCCGCAACAACGTGCTGCACCTGTTCACCGCCTCCTCGTGGGTGGCGTGCTGCTTCCAGAACAACCGCCGCATGAGCCGTGGCGGCCTGCTGCGGCTGGGCCGCGGCCTGTACCCGTTCCTGCAGGCAGAGCTGTTCCTGCCGTGGACCGAGGACGAGTTCGCCGCGCGCATTGACCAGACCATCGACGTGTTCGTGCGCGAAGGCCTGCTGCAGCACGTGGGCGAGGACGACGGCGGCATGCTGGCACGCAGTACCGGCCAGACCGACGAGGTGTTCCGCCTGCGCGCGATCGGCCATTCGCTGCAACAGGCGTTCGAGCGTTATTACATCGCCATCTCGGTGCTGGTGAAGAACGGCCCGGGCACGCTCGGCGCCGGCGAACTGGAAAGCCTGTGCCAGCAGGCCGCACAACGCCTGAGCCTGCTGTACGCGCCGGCGGCACCGGAGTTCTTCGACAAGACCCTGTTCCGCGGCTTCATCCAGAAGATGCGCGAACTGCGCCTGGTCTGGCCGGACCAGAACAGCAAGCTGCTGTTCGACGAGCGCCTGGATGCCTGGGCCAAGGACGCCAAGTTCATCCTCGGCCGCGAACTGCGCCACACCATCGAACGTGTGAGCCCGGAAGCGGTGAAAGCGGAAGTGCCGCCAGTAGTCTGA
- a CDS encoding glucan biosynthesis protein: protein MQRRDFLRNAAAALAAFGLPTFTACAAGKPAQLGLRRLGQPQTFDFATLKGQARALAQAPYKSHKRTLPGALEKLDWDQYQSISYRQDHALWADQPGKFQAKFFHLGLYFHSPVRMFDVVDGKAQELAYDGAAFNYGKSGIHDGELPADLGFAGFRLNTRTDTDRDFAAFLGASYFRAVGKEGQYGQSARAVAIDTGMGRPEEFPDFIAYYLEQPAADSDTLVVYGLLDSPSVAGAYRFAITNGDVLLMDIDSALYPRKEIERLGIAPCTSMYQVGENDRRMDWDWRPEIHDTDGLSMWNGAGEWIWRPLCNPANLRFNMFVDNNPRGFGLLQRDRNFDHYQDDGVFYEKRPCLWVEPKGQWGEGSVQLVEIPTVDETFDNIVAFWNPKAKPQPGQELLVGYRLYWGAEPPARPPLAHCVASRTGLGGIIGKKREYFSWRFAVDFEGGELASLIDKGEVEAVVETSRGRVEVVSARPLREIKGYRAMFDLVPPEGSTEQIDVRLYLRSGGKTLTETWLYQYTPPAAGAPERTLY, encoded by the coding sequence ATGCAACGACGCGACTTCCTGCGCAACGCCGCAGCCGCCTTGGCGGCCTTCGGGCTTCCCACTTTCACCGCCTGCGCGGCCGGCAAGCCGGCACAGCTGGGGCTGCGCCGCCTGGGCCAGCCGCAGACCTTTGATTTCGCCACGCTCAAGGGCCAGGCCCGGGCGCTGGCGCAGGCCCCGTACAAGAGCCACAAGCGCACCTTGCCGGGCGCGCTGGAGAAACTCGACTGGGACCAGTACCAGTCCATCAGCTACCGCCAGGATCACGCCCTGTGGGCGGACCAGCCGGGCAAGTTCCAGGCCAAGTTCTTCCACCTGGGCCTGTACTTCCATTCGCCGGTGCGCATGTTCGACGTGGTCGATGGCAAGGCGCAGGAACTGGCCTATGACGGCGCGGCGTTCAACTACGGCAAGAGCGGTATCCATGACGGCGAATTGCCGGCCGACTTGGGCTTTGCCGGTTTCCGCCTCAACACCCGCACCGATACCGACCGCGACTTCGCCGCCTTCCTCGGCGCCAGCTATTTCCGCGCGGTCGGCAAGGAGGGCCAATACGGGCAGTCGGCGCGTGCCGTGGCCATCGATACCGGCATGGGCCGACCGGAGGAATTCCCGGATTTCATCGCCTATTACCTGGAACAACCGGCCGCCGACTCGGACACCCTGGTTGTCTACGGCCTGCTGGATTCGCCCAGCGTTGCCGGCGCTTATCGCTTCGCCATCACCAATGGCGACGTGCTGCTGATGGATATCGACAGCGCGCTGTACCCGCGCAAGGAAATCGAACGGCTCGGCATCGCCCCATGCACCAGCATGTACCAGGTGGGCGAGAACGATCGCCGCATGGATTGGGACTGGCGCCCGGAGATCCACGACACCGATGGCCTGTCGATGTGGAACGGTGCCGGCGAATGGATCTGGCGGCCGCTGTGCAACCCGGCCAACCTGCGCTTCAACATGTTCGTGGACAACAACCCGCGCGGCTTCGGCCTGCTGCAGCGTGACCGCAACTTCGACCATTACCAGGACGACGGCGTGTTCTACGAGAAGCGCCCCTGCCTGTGGGTGGAACCGAAGGGGCAATGGGGTGAGGGCTCGGTGCAGCTGGTGGAGATTCCCACCGTTGATGAAACCTTCGACAACATCGTCGCGTTCTGGAACCCCAAGGCCAAGCCGCAGCCGGGCCAGGAACTGCTGGTCGGCTATCGCCTGTACTGGGGCGCCGAGCCGCCGGCGCGTCCGCCACTCGCGCATTGCGTGGCCAGCCGCACGGGCCTGGGCGGCATCATCGGCAAGAAGCGTGAATATTTCTCGTGGCGCTTCGCGGTGGATTTCGAAGGCGGCGAGCTTGCCAGCCTGATCGACAAGGGCGAAGTGGAAGCGGTGGTGGAAACCAGCCGCGGCCGAGTGGAAGTTGTATCGGCGCGCCCGCTGCGCGAGATCAAGGGCTACCGCGCGATGTTCGACCTGGTGCCGCCGGAAGGCAGCACCGAACAGATCGACGTGCGCCTGTACCTGCGCAGCGGCGGCAAGACCCTGACTGAAACCTGGCTGTACCAGTACACGCCGCCGGCTGCGGGCGCGCCGGAGCGGACGTTGTATTGA
- a CDS encoding UvrD-helicase domain-containing protein → MLDSLNPPQRAAAVHAEGPLLVLAGAGSGKTRVIVEKIAHLIGIGRYSARRIAAITFTNKSAKEMRERVAKRLRAEDAAEVTICTFHALGLKFLQIEHEHVGLKRSFSIFDADDAGAQIKDLLGGSNAKPDDIEDMKNLISRAKNSGLSPEQAMAAARSNREKDAAMVYELYQARLTSFNAVDFDDLIRLPVQVLEENPDIALAWRERIGYLLVDECQDTNDAQYRLLKQLAGPRGNFTCVGDDDQSIYAWRGANPENLQQMAVDYPALQIIKLEQNYRCSNRVLRAANALIAHNPHEHLKTLWSDQADGERIRVWECRNSEHEAEKVAAEIHFLATSRKIPWSDFCILFRGNFQSRPLEKAMQLVGVPYHLNGGTVFLERQEVKDTLAWLRLIVNPDDDTAFMRAVQSPKRDVGASTLAKLAELASEKDIPMAHAAESMGALAQLTPRAANSLSRFTDILRALRLDMRQMSSGDLVRRVAKDSGMLAELRHAAKDTAGYERRANNLEELASWFESGPRGASAADMAAQLALISRNDKDDGGNQVRMMTLHASKGLEFPYVFIVGCEDGVLPHQVSLDEGNLQEERRLLYVGITRAKIQLWMSFSRLTRKFGEHIRLKPSRFFDEIPASEIQRDGADPVADAAHKQERAKAGLAAIQALFD, encoded by the coding sequence ATGCTCGATTCCCTCAATCCCCCCCAACGTGCCGCGGCCGTGCATGCCGAAGGTCCTCTGCTGGTGCTGGCCGGTGCCGGCAGCGGCAAGACCCGCGTGATCGTGGAGAAAATCGCCCATCTGATCGGTATTGGCCGCTATAGCGCCCGCCGTATCGCTGCGATCACCTTCACCAACAAGTCGGCCAAGGAAATGCGCGAGCGTGTGGCCAAGCGCCTGCGCGCCGAGGATGCGGCCGAGGTCACCATCTGCACCTTCCACGCGTTGGGCCTGAAGTTCCTGCAGATCGAACATGAACACGTGGGGCTGAAGCGCAGTTTCTCCATTTTCGATGCCGACGACGCCGGCGCGCAGATCAAGGATCTGCTGGGCGGCAGCAATGCCAAGCCCGATGACATCGAGGACATGAAGAACCTGATCTCGCGCGCCAAGAACTCCGGCCTGTCGCCCGAGCAGGCGATGGCGGCGGCGCGCAGCAACCGCGAAAAAGACGCGGCGATGGTCTACGAGCTGTACCAGGCCCGCCTGACTTCGTTCAATGCGGTGGATTTCGATGACCTGATCCGGTTGCCGGTGCAGGTGCTGGAAGAAAATCCGGATATCGCCCTGGCCTGGCGCGAGCGCATCGGCTATCTGCTGGTCGACGAATGCCAGGACACCAACGACGCCCAGTACCGGCTGCTCAAGCAGCTGGCCGGGCCGCGCGGCAATTTCACCTGCGTGGGCGATGACGATCAGTCGATCTACGCCTGGCGCGGCGCCAACCCGGAAAACCTGCAGCAGATGGCGGTGGATTACCCGGCGCTGCAGATCATCAAGCTGGAACAGAACTACCGCTGTTCCAACCGCGTGCTGCGTGCGGCCAATGCGCTGATCGCGCACAACCCGCACGAGCACCTGAAGACCCTGTGGTCGGACCAAGCCGACGGCGAGCGCATCCGCGTATGGGAGTGCCGCAACAGCGAACACGAAGCGGAAAAGGTGGCAGCCGAAATCCACTTCCTGGCGACCAGCCGCAAGATTCCGTGGAGTGATTTCTGCATCCTGTTCCGCGGCAACTTCCAGTCGCGGCCGCTGGAAAAAGCCATGCAGCTGGTCGGTGTGCCGTACCACCTCAACGGCGGCACGGTGTTCCTCGAGCGGCAGGAAGTGAAGGACACCCTGGCGTGGTTGCGGCTGATCGTGAACCCCGACGATGACACCGCGTTCATGCGCGCGGTGCAGTCTCCCAAACGTGATGTGGGCGCCAGCACCCTGGCCAAGCTGGCCGAGCTGGCATCCGAGAAAGATATTCCGATGGCGCACGCCGCCGAGAGCATGGGCGCGCTGGCCCAGCTCACCCCGCGTGCGGCCAACAGCCTGAGCCGGTTCACCGACATCCTGCGTGCGCTGCGGCTGGACATGCGGCAGATGAGTTCGGGTGATCTGGTTCGCCGCGTGGCCAAGGATTCAGGCATGTTGGCCGAGCTGCGCCATGCGGCCAAGGACACGGCCGGCTACGAGCGCCGCGCCAACAACCTGGAAGAACTGGCTTCGTGGTTCGAGAGTGGCCCGCGTGGTGCCAGCGCCGCCGACATGGCCGCGCAGCTGGCGCTGATCTCACGCAACGACAAGGACGACGGCGGCAACCAGGTGCGGATGATGACGCTGCATGCGTCCAAGGGCCTGGAGTTTCCGTATGTGTTCATCGTCGGCTGCGAGGACGGCGTGCTGCCGCACCAGGTCAGCCTGGACGAGGGCAACCTGCAGGAAGAGCGGCGCCTGCTGTACGTGGGCATCACCCGCGCCAAGATCCAGCTGTGGATGAGTTTCAGCCGCTTGACCCGCAAATTCGGCGAGCACATCCGGCTCAAGCCCAGCCGGTTCTTTGATGAAATTCCAGCGAGCGAGATCCAGCGCGACGGCGCCGATCCGGTCGCCGATGCCGCGCACAAGCAGGAACGGGCGAAGGCTGGATTGGCGGCGATTCAAGCACTGTTTGATTGA
- a CDS encoding 5'-nucleotidase, lipoprotein e(P4) family, with translation MSRFPAFTLLAGAVLSLAACSSTAPLSRVSPAPADALVAPANAPNDNLNAVLWVQRSQEYRASALQTWKLAAAQLDAALADGRWTALLPEEGGSHQAATLKPAVVVDVDETVLDNSPYQARLVHDGASYNDATWEAWVDERKAQPVPGAVQFAQAAAAKGVTMIYISNRTAAMKDATIANLRQVGFPVADDSVYLGLGTPVPGCTEHGSEKGCRRQLVAQQYRVLMQVGDQFTDFLQVEDNSLAARDLLLDKYQGWIGSRWWILPNPTYGGWEGAAINNAWSLPADLRNGAKREALELAR, from the coding sequence ATGTCCCGATTCCCCGCCTTTACCCTGCTGGCCGGCGCCGTGCTGTCGCTGGCCGCCTGCAGCTCGACCGCGCCGCTGAGCCGCGTTTCTCCGGCCCCGGCCGACGCCCTGGTGGCCCCGGCCAATGCCCCCAACGACAACCTCAATGCCGTGCTGTGGGTGCAGCGTTCGCAGGAATACCGGGCCAGCGCGCTGCAGACCTGGAAGCTGGCCGCTGCACAGCTGGACGCGGCGCTGGCCGACGGCCGCTGGACCGCGCTGTTGCCGGAAGAAGGCGGCAGTCACCAGGCGGCCACGCTGAAGCCGGCGGTGGTGGTGGACGTGGACGAGACCGTGCTCGACAACTCGCCCTACCAGGCGCGGCTTGTGCATGACGGCGCCAGCTACAACGACGCCACCTGGGAAGCCTGGGTGGATGAGCGCAAGGCCCAGCCGGTGCCCGGTGCGGTGCAGTTCGCGCAGGCCGCGGCTGCCAAGGGCGTGACCATGATCTACATCAGCAACCGCACCGCGGCGATGAAGGACGCCACTATCGCCAACCTGCGCCAGGTCGGCTTCCCGGTCGCCGATGACAGCGTCTATCTGGGCCTGGGCACGCCGGTGCCGGGCTGTACCGAACATGGCAGCGAGAAGGGCTGCCGCCGCCAGCTGGTGGCGCAGCAGTACCGCGTGCTGATGCAGGTAGGCGACCAGTTCACCGATTTCCTGCAGGTCGAGGACAACAGCCTGGCCGCGCGCGACCTGCTGCTGGACAAGTACCAGGGCTGGATCGGCTCGCGCTGGTGGATCCTGCCCAATCCCACCTACGGTGGCTGGGAAGGTGCGGCCATCAACAATGCCTGGTCGTTGCCGGCCGATCTGCGCAACGGCGCCAAGCGTGAAGCGCTGGAGCTGGCCCGATGA
- a CDS encoding YdcH family protein has protein sequence MTPEQISQRIAVLRAEHRSLDENIARLAANPDDDLEAKRLKKRKLQLRDCITRLECMLIPDEPA, from the coding sequence ATGACCCCCGAGCAGATCAGCCAACGCATCGCCGTCCTGCGGGCCGAACACCGCAGCCTGGACGAGAACATCGCGCGCCTGGCCGCCAACCCCGACGACGATCTGGAAGCCAAGCGGCTGAAGAAGCGCAAGCTGCAGCTGCGCGACTGCATCACCCGGCTGGAATGCATGCTGATCCCGGACGAGCCCGCCTGA